In a single window of the Zea mays cultivar B73 chromosome 5, Zm-B73-REFERENCE-NAM-5.0, whole genome shotgun sequence genome:
- the LOC100282501 gene encoding cycloartenol-C-24-methyltransferase 1 isoform X1 has product MAKSGALELARSTGGSLSKDQVKSAVDQGCLCRTTPLLASSNRSSSRPDVAAPNTATRLFLPHAALAPFSWYVKYHDLHGGKQESRKSNYTDLANKYYDLVTGFYEYGWGDSFHLAGGYPGETSREAIKRHQHFLALQLGLKKGMKVLDVGCGIGGPLIEIARFSSTSITGLNNNDYHISRGKELIFSAGLSEQCCFLKGDFMDMPISDNTFDAAYAIQATCHAPDAQGVYSEVYRVLKPGQYFALDEWCLTDRFDPNNAKHLAIKAEIELGDGLPDIRTTRQCVQAMKDAGFEVVFAKDLAQVFPCPWYRVMDPTYFSWAHFQCTRPGRIVTRAIVNTLEFLRIAPAGSMGAYNVLMSASDGLLKGGREGIFTATFFVLGRKPLKEVDIVSLSRKLI; this is encoded by the exons ATGGCCAAGTCAGGGGCGCTAGAACTTGCTCGGAGCACCGGAGGGTCGCTTAGCAAGGACCAAGTCAAATCCGCCGTTGATCA GGGCTGCCTCTGTCGGACCACTCCACTTCTTGCTTCCAGCAACCGTTCGTCTAGCCGGCCTGACGTCGCGGCGCCCAACACGGCAACGCGCCTTTTTCTTCCGCACGCTGCGCTGGCCCCCTTCTCTTG GTATGTCAAATACCACGACCTCCATGgaggcaaacaagaatcaaggaagTCAAATTACACCGATTTG GCAAACAAGTACTATGATCTTGTCACTGGCTTTTACGAATATGGATGGGGCGACTCATTCCATCTTGCTGGCGG ATATCCGGGTGAGACTTCCCGTGAAGCCATTAAGCGGCACCAGCATTTTTTGGCACTACAATTGGGGCTCAAGAAGGGTATGAAG GTTTTGGATGTGGGATGTGGAATTGGGGGACCTTTAATAGAAATCGCCAGATTCAG CTCAACATCGATAACTGGACTGAACAACAATGACTACCACATCTCAAGGGGCAAG GAGCTCATTTTTTCAGCAGGTTTGAGTGAGCAATGCTGCTTCTTGAAG GGGGACTTCATGGACATGCCAATATCTGATAACACCTTTGATGCGGCCTATGCAATACAGGCTACATGTCATGCACCAGATGCA CAAGGCGTCTATAGTGAGGTCTACCGTGTGCTGAAACCTGGGCAGTATTTTGCACTGGATGAATGGTGCTTGACCGACCGATTTGATCCCAACAACGCCAAGCATTTGGCCATCAAGGCTGAGATTGAGCTCGGTGATGGCCTACCTGACATCCGTACCACTCGCCAATGTGTCCAAGCTATGAAAGATGCAGGATTTGAG GTCGTTTTTGCAAAGGATCTTGCTCAAGTTTTTCCTTGCCCGTGGTACCGGGTGATGGATCCCACCTACTTTTCATGGGCTCACTTCCAATGCACACGCCCAGGACGGATCGTCACCCGTGCAATT GTCAATACACTAGAGTTCCTCCGTATTGCCCCAGCAGGCAGCATGGGAGCCTACAACGTCCTGATGAGTGCCTCTGATGGCCTTCTAAAAGGTGGCCG GGAAGGTATCTTCACAGCGACCTTCTTCGTCCTGGGCCGCAAGCCTCTCAAGGAAGTTGATATAGTAAGCCTCTCAAGGAAGTTGATATAG
- the LOC100282501 gene encoding cycloartenol-C-24-methyltransferase 1 isoform X4 gives MKVLDVGCGIGGPLIEIARFSSTSITGLNNNDYHISRGKELIFSAGLSEQCCFLKGDFMDMPISDNTFDAAYAIQATCHAPDAQGVYSEVYRVLKPGQYFALDEWCLTDRFDPNNAKHLAIKAEIELGDGLPDIRTTRQCVQAMKDAGFEVVFAKDLAQVFPCPWYRVMDPTYFSWAHFQCTRPGRIVTRAIVNTLEFLRIAPAGSMGAYNVLMSASDGLLKGGREGIFTATFFVLGRKPLKEVDIVSLSRKLI, from the exons ATGAAG GTTTTGGATGTGGGATGTGGAATTGGGGGACCTTTAATAGAAATCGCCAGATTCAG CTCAACATCGATAACTGGACTGAACAACAATGACTACCACATCTCAAGGGGCAAG GAGCTCATTTTTTCAGCAGGTTTGAGTGAGCAATGCTGCTTCTTGAAG GGGGACTTCATGGACATGCCAATATCTGATAACACCTTTGATGCGGCCTATGCAATACAGGCTACATGTCATGCACCAGATGCA CAAGGCGTCTATAGTGAGGTCTACCGTGTGCTGAAACCTGGGCAGTATTTTGCACTGGATGAATGGTGCTTGACCGACCGATTTGATCCCAACAACGCCAAGCATTTGGCCATCAAGGCTGAGATTGAGCTCGGTGATGGCCTACCTGACATCCGTACCACTCGCCAATGTGTCCAAGCTATGAAAGATGCAGGATTTGAG GTCGTTTTTGCAAAGGATCTTGCTCAAGTTTTTCCTTGCCCGTGGTACCGGGTGATGGATCCCACCTACTTTTCATGGGCTCACTTCCAATGCACACGCCCAGGACGGATCGTCACCCGTGCAATT GTCAATACACTAGAGTTCCTCCGTATTGCCCCAGCAGGCAGCATGGGAGCCTACAACGTCCTGATGAGTGCCTCTGATGGCCTTCTAAAAGGTGGCCG GGAAGGTATCTTCACAGCGACCTTCTTCGTCCTGGGCCGCAAGCCTCTCAAGGAAGTTGATATAGTAAGCCTCTCAAGGAAGTTGATATAG
- the LOC100282501 gene encoding cycloartenol-C-24-methyltransferase 1 isoform X2, whose product MAKSGALELARSTGGSLSKDQVKSAVDQYVKYHDLHGGKQESRKSNYTDLANKYYDLVTGFYEYGWGDSFHLAGGYPGETSREAIKRHQHFLALQLGLKKGMKVLDVGCGIGGPLIEIARFSSTSITGLNNNDYHISRGKELIFSAGLSEQCCFLKGDFMDMPISDNTFDAAYAIQATCHAPDAQGVYSEVYRVLKPGQYFALDEWCLTDRFDPNNAKHLAIKAEIELGDGLPDIRTTRQCVQAMKDAGFEVVFAKDLAQVFPCPWYRVMDPTYFSWAHFQCTRPGRIVTRAIVNTLEFLRIAPAGSMGAYNVLMSASDGLLKGGREGIFTATFFVLGRKPLKEVDIVSLSRKLI is encoded by the exons ATGGCCAAGTCAGGGGCGCTAGAACTTGCTCGGAGCACCGGAGGGTCGCTTAGCAAGGACCAAGTCAAATCCGCCGTTGATCA GTATGTCAAATACCACGACCTCCATGgaggcaaacaagaatcaaggaagTCAAATTACACCGATTTG GCAAACAAGTACTATGATCTTGTCACTGGCTTTTACGAATATGGATGGGGCGACTCATTCCATCTTGCTGGCGG ATATCCGGGTGAGACTTCCCGTGAAGCCATTAAGCGGCACCAGCATTTTTTGGCACTACAATTGGGGCTCAAGAAGGGTATGAAG GTTTTGGATGTGGGATGTGGAATTGGGGGACCTTTAATAGAAATCGCCAGATTCAG CTCAACATCGATAACTGGACTGAACAACAATGACTACCACATCTCAAGGGGCAAG GAGCTCATTTTTTCAGCAGGTTTGAGTGAGCAATGCTGCTTCTTGAAG GGGGACTTCATGGACATGCCAATATCTGATAACACCTTTGATGCGGCCTATGCAATACAGGCTACATGTCATGCACCAGATGCA CAAGGCGTCTATAGTGAGGTCTACCGTGTGCTGAAACCTGGGCAGTATTTTGCACTGGATGAATGGTGCTTGACCGACCGATTTGATCCCAACAACGCCAAGCATTTGGCCATCAAGGCTGAGATTGAGCTCGGTGATGGCCTACCTGACATCCGTACCACTCGCCAATGTGTCCAAGCTATGAAAGATGCAGGATTTGAG GTCGTTTTTGCAAAGGATCTTGCTCAAGTTTTTCCTTGCCCGTGGTACCGGGTGATGGATCCCACCTACTTTTCATGGGCTCACTTCCAATGCACACGCCCAGGACGGATCGTCACCCGTGCAATT GTCAATACACTAGAGTTCCTCCGTATTGCCCCAGCAGGCAGCATGGGAGCCTACAACGTCCTGATGAGTGCCTCTGATGGCCTTCTAAAAGGTGGCCG GGAAGGTATCTTCACAGCGACCTTCTTCGTCCTGGGCCGCAAGCCTCTCAAGGAAGTTGATATAGTAAGCCTCTCAAGGAAGTTGATATAG
- the LOC100282501 gene encoding cycloartenol-C-24-methyltransferase 1 isoform X3 — MYVKYHDLHGGKQESRKSNYTDLANKYYDLVTGFYEYGWGDSFHLAGGYPGETSREAIKRHQHFLALQLGLKKGMKVLDVGCGIGGPLIEIARFSSTSITGLNNNDYHISRGKELIFSAGLSEQCCFLKGDFMDMPISDNTFDAAYAIQATCHAPDAQGVYSEVYRVLKPGQYFALDEWCLTDRFDPNNAKHLAIKAEIELGDGLPDIRTTRQCVQAMKDAGFEVVFAKDLAQVFPCPWYRVMDPTYFSWAHFQCTRPGRIVTRAIVNTLEFLRIAPAGSMGAYNVLMSASDGLLKGGREGIFTATFFVLGRKPLKEVDIVSLSRKLI; from the exons AT GTATGTCAAATACCACGACCTCCATGgaggcaaacaagaatcaaggaagTCAAATTACACCGATTTG GCAAACAAGTACTATGATCTTGTCACTGGCTTTTACGAATATGGATGGGGCGACTCATTCCATCTTGCTGGCGG ATATCCGGGTGAGACTTCCCGTGAAGCCATTAAGCGGCACCAGCATTTTTTGGCACTACAATTGGGGCTCAAGAAGGGTATGAAG GTTTTGGATGTGGGATGTGGAATTGGGGGACCTTTAATAGAAATCGCCAGATTCAG CTCAACATCGATAACTGGACTGAACAACAATGACTACCACATCTCAAGGGGCAAG GAGCTCATTTTTTCAGCAGGTTTGAGTGAGCAATGCTGCTTCTTGAAG GGGGACTTCATGGACATGCCAATATCTGATAACACCTTTGATGCGGCCTATGCAATACAGGCTACATGTCATGCACCAGATGCA CAAGGCGTCTATAGTGAGGTCTACCGTGTGCTGAAACCTGGGCAGTATTTTGCACTGGATGAATGGTGCTTGACCGACCGATTTGATCCCAACAACGCCAAGCATTTGGCCATCAAGGCTGAGATTGAGCTCGGTGATGGCCTACCTGACATCCGTACCACTCGCCAATGTGTCCAAGCTATGAAAGATGCAGGATTTGAG GTCGTTTTTGCAAAGGATCTTGCTCAAGTTTTTCCTTGCCCGTGGTACCGGGTGATGGATCCCACCTACTTTTCATGGGCTCACTTCCAATGCACACGCCCAGGACGGATCGTCACCCGTGCAATT GTCAATACACTAGAGTTCCTCCGTATTGCCCCAGCAGGCAGCATGGGAGCCTACAACGTCCTGATGAGTGCCTCTGATGGCCTTCTAAAAGGTGGCCG GGAAGGTATCTTCACAGCGACCTTCTTCGTCCTGGGCCGCAAGCCTCTCAAGGAAGTTGATATAGTAAGCCTCTCAAGGAAGTTGATATAG